The genomic DNA CCAGCCCCATTCCGGTTCCCTTGCCCTGTTCTTTGGTGGTGAAGTACGGATTAAAAATTTTATCAATCACATCTGGGCCTATTCCAGAACCGGTATCGGAGACAACAAGCTCAACGTATTCTCCGGCTTTCATGCCTGGGGTTATCTGTCTATCTTCACCTAAATAGACCTTTTTCAGCTGAATTTTCAGGATACCGCCAGTCGCTTCCATCGCCTGATAGGCATTTGTACAGAGGTTCATCAGTATTTGGTGAACCTGAGTTGGGTCAGCGCAGACAACCCCACAGTTGGAGTCGATTTCATCTTGAATCTCAATGGTGGTTGGGATGGATGAACGAAGCATCTTTAATGTTTCTTTGATGAGCGCTTGAAGCTGAAGGGCGATGCGTTGTATTTTTTCCTGCCGGCTGAAGGCCAGGATTTGTTTAACAAGCTCCTTAGCTCGGTTGCCGGCATCAAGTACTTTTTCTATATCTTCGATGGACTTAGCTTGCGGATCCATGTCGTCCTTGACCATCTCCGCATATCCAAGAACAATCGAGAGGATATTGTTAAAATCATGGGCAATGCCGCCTGCCATGGTGCCAACCGCTTCCATTTTATGGGCTTGCTGCAGCCGTTTTTCAAGTTCTTTTTTCTCAGCCTCCTTGCGCCTCTGTTCGGTAATATCCTCAAACACACCGAGCACCCCATAAACCTCCCCATCCCCATTGATTAAGGGCACTTTGGAGGTGTCAATCCAGCGCCTGCTCCCGTCTGCCAGTTGCAACGGCTCAACGATGTGCAGTTTTGGCTGATTAGTTTTCAATACTTCCTGATCATCGGCCCGGTAGGCCTCAGCTTCATGTTTGGGCCAGGGCAGATCAAAATCTGTCTTGCCTTTAATCAGCTCCGGCTCATCAACTCCGACGGATTTTGCAAAGAACCGGTTACAGCCCAGATAAACACCATTACAATCCTTCCAGAAGATTGCTTGAGGTGTCGTATCTAAAATCTGTTTAAGAGTAGAACGGTTCTGACGTAATATCTCCTCAGTACGTTTCCGTTGTTCAACCTCACTTTCTAACAATGTTGTTCGTTTTGAAACCAGTGAGCGCAGTCGGGTATTAAAGAAAAAGAGAGTTCCAAAGGCCATGAATCCAACAAATATTGTCAAACCGATTACATAAATGTACCTATACTCGTGTTCCAGAGGGGCCCGAATAGAAGTTATAGCACGAATTTCATCAATTTTTTCATTAAAGCCGCCCTGGCCGGGATAGCGCTGCTGCAACTCGGGAGGCGCATCTTCACGCTTGCCGTGGCAGCGCAGACAACGGGCCCCATTTTCAAGAAAGGGTATCGCCACATAGAGAACTTTTGCGCCATCAATCTCAACTATCTCCCGGTAGGATTTCACATCCCGCTTCTCATTAAACATTTTGATCAATTTCTGTTCCAAGGCATCGGCCTTGTTGACAGGATTACGAGGGTT from Desulfobulbaceae bacterium includes the following:
- a CDS encoding DUF3365 domain-containing protein; the protein is MRKLISSGELGAAKQRALVSLVIAALTMIVAAAAFSWMFQAYVLARAEENVTNLLLSHKGIHHYVQNTLIPAYTMYQDERKIPATFYAPELLSSSFIVRNQHAFYNQERQNAGYPELYYKLAANNPRNPVNKADALEQKLIKMFNEKRDVKSYREIVEIDGAKVLYVAIPFLENGARCLRCHGKREDAPPELQQRYPGQGGFNEKIDEIRAITSIRAPLEHEYRYIYVIGLTIFVGFMAFGTLFFFNTRLRSLVSKRTTLLESEVEQRKRTEEILRQNRSTLKQILDTTPQAIFWKDCNGVYLGCNRFFAKSVGVDEPELIKGKTDFDLPWPKHEAEAYRADDQEVLKTNQPKLHIVEPLQLADGSRRWIDTSKVPLINGDGEVYGVLGVFEDITEQRRKEAEKKELEKRLQQAHKMEAVGTMAGGIAHDFNNILSIVLGYAEMVKDDMDPQAKSIEDIEKVLDAGNRAKELVKQILAFSRQEKIQRIALQLQALIKETLKMLRSSIPTTIEIQDEIDSNCGVVCADPTQVHQILMNLCTNAYQAMEATGGILKIQLKKVYLGEDRQITPGMKAGEYVELVVSDTGSGIGPDVIDKIFNPYFTTKEQGKGTGMGLAISHGIIVSYGGGITVESKLGEGTTFHVYFPVVAEQELPLAGHKEQIQLGSEHILFVDDEDILATMGKGMLERLGYRVTVRQSSLEALAIFQNDPEAFDVIITDQTMPGMTGSDLARRILQIRPGMPIILCTGYSNLIDEDSAKALGIKEFALKPLTKGVIAKLIRKVLDEKPDT